One window from the genome of Thalassospira xiamenensis M-5 = DSM 17429 encodes:
- a CDS encoding exodeoxyribonuclease VII small subunit: MSTPTPSTTIPDDIAKLSFEEALGQLESLVRQLEQGQVGLDDAIASYERGAALKRHCADKLRAAEERIEKITLGADGRPNATPTEIE; the protein is encoded by the coding sequence ATGTCCACGCCAACCCCATCCACCACGATCCCCGATGATATCGCCAAACTCAGCTTTGAAGAGGCCCTCGGCCAGCTTGAAAGCCTCGTGCGGCAGCTCGAACAGGGGCAGGTGGGGCTTGATGATGCCATTGCATCCTATGAACGCGGTGCGGCGCTGAAACGTCATTGTGCCGATAAACTGCGCGCTGCCGAAGAACGCATCGAGAAAATTACCCTCGGTGCCGATGGCCGTCCGAACGCAACCCCGACTGAAATCGAATAA
- a CDS encoding alpha/beta hydrolase family protein: MSQQTRYTAGFRDRLFDKDPFPLAIWYPSHAAEGSVRHMGVTSTAARDADFADDGPYPLVMFSHGSEGHRFNQFWLAEYLARRGYIVAAPQHHGDNYLDPSDARQLTIIERRPREMRLALDLLLDHDGIAAHIDTDRIYALGHSAGGATVLKMAGWQFDASAWQSYCALNADQDRVICQHVPGDDMVDELHDRYGGPVVSARDDRIAGVIAVTPAFGVAATGAGFADVTVPMLFIEADTDEILPETANAAHFRTLLRGRAKFVKVKGAGHYSFLPPCTPYIAENFGYLCRDFGRERVDIHRTVEQVVLKFLSDIKSGDFQGR; this comes from the coding sequence ATGAGCCAGCAAACCAGATATACAGCCGGTTTTCGTGACCGGCTGTTTGACAAGGACCCGTTTCCGCTGGCGATCTGGTATCCGTCGCATGCCGCCGAAGGCTCCGTGCGTCATATGGGTGTCACGTCAACCGCGGCCCGCGATGCGGATTTCGCCGATGACGGGCCCTATCCGCTGGTGATGTTTTCGCACGGCTCCGAAGGGCACCGCTTCAATCAGTTCTGGCTGGCGGAATATCTTGCACGGCGCGGTTATATCGTCGCCGCCCCGCAGCATCATGGCGACAATTACCTTGATCCGTCCGATGCGCGGCAATTGACGATCATCGAACGTCGCCCGCGCGAAATGCGCTTGGCTCTTGATCTGTTGCTGGATCATGACGGCATTGCTGCTCACATTGATACGGATCGTATTTACGCGCTCGGCCATTCGGCGGGCGGGGCGACGGTGCTGAAAATGGCGGGCTGGCAGTTTGATGCCTCTGCCTGGCAAAGCTATTGCGCGCTCAATGCCGATCAGGACCGCGTGATTTGCCAGCATGTACCGGGGGATGACATGGTCGATGAGTTGCATGATCGTTATGGCGGCCCGGTTGTTTCCGCGCGCGATGACCGGATTGCCGGCGTGATTGCCGTAACCCCGGCCTTTGGCGTTGCGGCGACCGGTGCGGGCTTTGCCGATGTCACGGTGCCGATGCTGTTTATCGAGGCCGATACCGATGAAATCCTGCCCGAAACCGCCAATGCCGCGCATTTTCGCACCCTTTTGCGCGGGCGGGCGAAGTTTGTTAAGGTCAAGGGGGCCGGGCACTATTCATTCCTGCCGCCCTGCACGCCCTATATCGCGGAAAATTTCGGCTATTTATGCCGGGATTTCGGGCGCGAACGTGTTGATATTCACCGCACTGTTGAACAGGTGGTGCTGAAGTTCCTAAGTGACATCAAATCAGGTGATTTTCAGGGTCGCTAA
- a CDS encoding polyprenyl synthetase family protein, translating to MVSYDLLAELSTASADLGETLDGILPRPNGQIEQRLFQAMRYSTLGEGKRLRPFLVLSSAGLFRVSRQCALRVAAAVEMVHSYSLIHDDLPAMDDDDLRRGKPSCHKQFDEATAILAGDALLTQAFEVLADESTHPDPRVCTDLVRALARAAGPYGMVGGQMIDLAGEGQSLDQAQVTHLHLLKTGRMFAFACEAGAILGKAPKSMRMALRSYAHDMGLAFQIKDDLLDVESSSAELGKTAGKDIDQDKSTYVKLLGLEQAREQATMLCNQAINHLNCFDGEAEPLREMARFVIERGR from the coding sequence ATGGTGAGTTACGACCTGCTTGCTGAGCTGAGTACTGCTTCTGCTGACCTTGGCGAAACGCTTGATGGCATTCTGCCGCGTCCCAATGGCCAGATCGAGCAACGCCTGTTTCAGGCGATGCGTTATTCAACCCTGGGCGAAGGCAAACGCCTGCGTCCGTTTCTGGTGCTAAGCTCCGCCGGATTGTTCCGGGTATCGCGCCAATGCGCCTTGCGAGTCGCCGCTGCGGTTGAAATGGTGCACAGCTATTCGCTGATCCATGATGATCTTCCGGCCATGGATGACGATGACCTTCGCCGTGGCAAGCCAAGCTGCCACAAGCAGTTTGACGAGGCGACCGCCATTCTGGCCGGTGACGCATTGTTGACGCAGGCCTTCGAAGTGCTGGCCGATGAAAGCACCCATCCCGATCCGCGTGTCTGCACCGATCTTGTCCGCGCCCTTGCCCGTGCGGCCGGGCCGTACGGCATGGTTGGCGGTCAGATGATCGATCTCGCGGGCGAGGGGCAAAGCCTTGATCAGGCACAGGTCACCCATTTGCATCTGCTGAAAACCGGCCGGATGTTTGCCTTTGCCTGCGAAGCCGGGGCGATTCTGGGCAAGGCCCCCAAAAGCATGCGCATGGCCTTGCGGTCCTACGCCCATGACATGGGGCTGGCCTTCCAGATCAAGGACGACCTTCTCGATGTGGAATCCAGCAGCGCCGAACTCGGCAAAACGGCCGGCAAGGATATCGATCAGGATAAATCGACCTATGTGAAGCTTCTGGGCCTTGAACAGGCCCGCGAGCAGGCAACCATGCTGTGCAATCAGGCGATCAATCACCTGAACTGCTTTGACGGCGAAGCCGAACCGCTGCGCGAAATGGCACGTTTCGTGATCGAACGCGGGCGTTAA
- a CDS encoding glycosyltransferase, whose product MLDISRLRILHVTNYSLTPKVPGYYGIPYKITNGFTRLGHNVLPFGDRDLARLLNIFKSRKFGIPQLNKKLLEVAEKFEPDMIVFGHADMITRKTLEKIKEKLPSVKIAQWNVDPLFSSDNVGRIKSKIDLVDATFCSTDGPLLAKLSEGKYRAYFMPNPVDMSIERHQNFKCSREELAFDFGMAIGTPNEVRNICGEDYIVQDLLDDIAKSSSRIRTSFPGYTSPRITCEEYDHYLSKTSMSLNFSRRNDAYRYSSDRISQTVGNGILTFVDRATGLNDDFQEDQMAFFSDKDELIAKISHFIDNDQERQNIAERSWREYHRKFNEKNVADDIIKKTYNEHY is encoded by the coding sequence TTGCTTGATATTTCCCGTTTGCGCATATTGCATGTCACAAATTACAGCTTAACGCCCAAGGTACCCGGCTATTACGGCATACCTTACAAGATCACCAATGGCTTTACGCGCCTGGGGCACAATGTTTTACCATTTGGGGATCGAGACTTAGCCAGACTTTTAAATATATTCAAAAGTCGAAAATTTGGCATTCCGCAATTGAATAAAAAATTGCTTGAGGTGGCAGAGAAATTCGAGCCGGATATGATTGTATTCGGTCACGCAGACATGATAACCCGCAAGACTTTGGAAAAAATCAAAGAAAAGCTGCCAAGTGTCAAAATAGCTCAATGGAATGTTGATCCGTTATTCTCCTCAGATAATGTCGGGCGCATTAAAAGCAAGATCGACCTTGTTGATGCAACCTTCTGCTCAACGGATGGGCCTTTATTGGCCAAATTGTCCGAGGGAAAGTATCGCGCTTATTTCATGCCTAATCCGGTCGACATGAGCATTGAACGTCACCAGAACTTTAAATGTTCGCGAGAAGAACTGGCTTTTGACTTCGGGATGGCAATAGGAACCCCTAACGAGGTCCGCAATATTTGTGGAGAAGATTATATTGTTCAGGATCTTTTGGATGATATCGCAAAGTCCAGCTCAAGAATAAGAACGTCATTTCCTGGCTATACAAGCCCTCGCATAACATGCGAAGAATATGATCATTATCTAAGTAAAACTTCGATGAGTTTAAACTTCAGCCGCAGAAATGACGCCTATCGATATTCATCTGACAGAATTTCCCAGACTGTCGGAAACGGAATTTTAACGTTTGTAGACAGAGCCACGGGCTTGAATGACGATTTCCAAGAAGATCAGATGGCCTTTTTCTCAGATAAAGATGAGCTTATTGCAAAAATATCTCATTTTATCGACAACGATCAAGAGAGGCAAAATATTGCCGAACGCTCTTGGCGCGAATACCATAGAAAATTCAACGAAAAGAATGTCGCGGACGACATAATCAAGAAGACATACAATGAACACTATTGA